A region of the Zhihengliuella halotolerans genome:
CCGCTCGGACGCACCGAGTAAGAGAACGCGAGGCCGCGGCACCATCAGGTGCCGCGGCCTCGCGGCTTAACGACTGGAAGGCACCGGGGTCCCGTCCTGCAGGGACTCCAGCTCGCGCGCCAGGTTGGCGCGCGCGGCTGTCTCCCACAGGCGCCGACCGGTTCCCGTCCCGTACAGCGGGTCGAGCTCCAGCAGGGAGCGCACCACCCGCGCGCGGCCGCGTGCGAAGTCCGCGTCGGAGACCTGCGCGTAGTCCCGGCGAACCTCTTCGACGTAGCGGAGGTACTGCGGCCACGGGCGGGCGAGCACTTCGAGGTCGGCGTCGCACAGCAATCGGCCCGAGGCATCGTCCGGGGAAGGGGAGTGGTGCTCGGTCACGAGGACGAGGCGCCTGATCTCCTCCAGTTCCGCATCGCCCACGGCGCCGGGAAGCAGGAGCCGCACGAGCTCGGCGGAGGCACGCTCGTCCTGACCAGCAATGCCCTGATAGACGGCATCGTGGAACCACGCAGCCAGGTGGACCGCGCGCGGCGGTGCGCCGGCCGGTTCGCCCTCGGCGACCAGCAGGTCGACGGCGGCCAGTACCGCGAGGAGGTGCCCGCGGCCGTGGTAATTCCGATGCGGTTCGGACCACCGGGCCAGCAGGTCGGCGCCTACGTGCGGGTGATCCGGCAGCTGCTGGCTCCAGCGCGTCAAGAGGATCCGGTCGAGCTTCTCGGGCCGCTGCCGTGCGGGCACCCGCAGGCCGGAGGCGACCAGCCGGCGGACCAGCTCGGTCCCGGAGACGGGGGTCGCGCCGCGGGCGACGAGGTCCTCGTAGCGACGCTGCGGGACGTCGTAGTGGTCCCGGTCGAAGGCACGCGCGGGCAGCCCCGCAACAGAAGCGAACTCGTGCAGTTCATCGAGCGAGGCGTCGGAGACCACGTGGGAGAAGAGGGTCCCGTGCGCCGGCCAGAGTGGCGGATCGATCAGGATGGACATCTGCCCAGCCTAGCGCCCGCGCCGGGATTGGCCGCGGGCTGCCGAGGTTCAGTAGGTGAACATCGAGGCGTTCGCCGCCTCCGCGTCGTCGTACTGGTGCGAAGCGCGGCCGAGGGCCGTGTTGATGTTCGTCAGCGACTCCTCGACGCGCAGCTGCGTGTTCCGCCAGTCGGCGACGACCGACTGGAAGTTGGCCGCGGCGGCCCCGCGCCACGTGCCTTCGAGCTCCTGCAGGCTGGACTGCATCGTGTTGACCTCCGCACGGAGGCGCTCGATGGTGCCCTGCACGGACTGTGCCTTGGCGCGCATCTCGACGGTGTTGGCGGTGAACATGCTCATGATCTGCCCCTCGATTCGGTGTGCGGGCGGAGGTCCCGCCCGGCGGAGCCTGCCGACCCCGCACCTCGAGCCTAGGCGGGCCCCCGCTTCCGGAGACGGGATCGAGAGCGGCTGTGGACTACTCGAGGGGAGCGTCGGGCTGTGGACGAGCCGTGGCGGCTTCGTCGTCGTCCGGCATCGCCTCGAGCGGCAGGCGGATCGACATGGTCGTGCCGCCACCGGGCGTCTCGGTGAGGACGATCGAGCCGTCATGCTGGGCCGCGATGGCCGCGACGATCGCGAGGCCGAGGCCGGTGCCGCCCGTCTCGCGCTGCCGCGAGGAGTCGGCGCGGTAGAAGCGCTCGAAGACGCGGGCCGCGTCCTCCTCCGAAATGCCCGGCCCGTGGTCGCGGACCTCGAGCACCGCGTCCGAGCGTCCGTCGATCACGGGCAGCGTGCCGACGGCGACCTCGATCGGGGTGCCGTCAGGGGTGTAGCGCAGTGCGTTGGTCATCAGGTTCACCACGACCTGTCGCAAGCGGGACTCGTCGCCGCTCGTCGGGGCCGCGACCGGGATGCCGCCGTCGAGCCCGACGAGACGGACGCGGCGGTCGGGCGCGTTGACCCGGGCGTCCTCGACCGCGTCACTGCCCAGATGCAGGAGGTCGACGGGCACGCGTTCCAGGGGGCGCTGCTCGTCCAGGCGCGCGAGCGTCAGGAGGTCCTCGACGAGCTGACCCATGCGCTTGGCTTCGCCTTCGATGCGACCCATCGCCGAATCGAGGTGCTCGCGTTCGGCAAGCCCGCCGTGCCGGTACAGCTCCGAGTAGCCCTGGATCGTCACGAGCGGGGTGCGCAGTTCGTGGGAGGCGTCCTGGACGAACCGGCGCATCTTCCGCTCGGAGGCGGCCTGCGACCGGAAGGCGTGTTCGATATGGGCGAGCATCGCGTTCAGGGCGCGCGAGAGCCGGCCGACCTCCGTGTCGTGCGGGTATTCCTCCACACGTCGAGAGAGATCGCCTGCTGCGATCGCGGCGGCCGTGCGCTCGACGCGGATCAGCGGCCGAAACGCGCGGGTGGTGATGCCGTAGGCGATCAGGGACATGATGAGCGTCGCGAGCATGCCCGAGGTGACCATGGAACCGGCTGCGTCGGCGACGGTGTCCTCGACCTCGCTCAGCGGCAGGGCGATCGTGATGTAGCCGTTCCCGTTCGACATCTCGATCATGCGGTAGCGCCAGCCGCCGGAGTCAGGGGCGGTGCCTTCGGTCGTGAAGGCGAGATCGTGCACCGCCTCGACCTCCGCGACGGTGTGCTTGTCGATGACCGGTTTGTCGGCGCCCTCGATGCCCGGCAATTCGGCGAGGATCTCGCCGTCCTGATTCCGCAGCGTGCTGTGGAAACGCGTCAGGCCCAGGTTCGCCCACCGGTACGCGTTGTTGGTGTCCGAGCCTTCCGTCCAGACTTCGTAGAGCAGGTTCGCCATGGGGCTCGAGTTGCTCGCCAGGTCCGTATCCATCTGGTCGATCATGGTCACGCGCAGCGAAAAAGACGCGGTGAACACGGTCGCAACCACGCCCAGCGTCATCAACAGCGCCATGAGCGCCACGAGTTTCGAGCGCAGGGAGACCTGGCGGAAGAGGCGAGTCATCGAGCCCATCCTACGACGGGCGGGTCAGCGGCGGTCGGCGGAACGCAGTACGTAGCCCACGCCGCGCTTGGTCTGGATCATCGGGGTCCAGTCCTCGTGCGCGTCGATCTTGCGGCGGAGGTAGGAGATGTAGGATTCGACGATCGAGGCGTCGCCGTTGAAGTCGTACTCCCACACGTGGTCGAGGATCTGCGCCTTGGACAGTACCCGGTTCGGGTTCATCATCAGGTAGCGGAGGAGTTTGAATTCGGTAGGGGACAAATCCACCACGACGCCGGCGCGGCGCACCTCGTGCGCGTCGTCGTCCAGCTCGAGGTCATCGACGCGGATGATCGCGGCCTCGTCCTCGAAGGGCTGCGTGCGGCGCAACACGGCGCGAATGCGCGCCACGACCTCGTCGAGGCTGAACGGCTTGGTCACGTAGTCGTCGCCGCCGACGGTGAGGCCGGTGACCTTGTCGTCGGTGCCGTCGCGGGCCGTGAGAAACAGGACCGGGAAGTGGCGGCCGGCCGCGCGGAGTTTGCGCGTCACGGCGAAGCCGTCCAGGTCGGGCAGCATGACGTCCAGCACGGCGAGGTCGGGCTGTTCGCGCTCGGCGATCTCGAGGGCTTCGCGCCCGCTGCCGGCGGCGAAGACCTCGAACCCGGCGAAACGCAGGGACGTCGAGAGCAGCTCGCGAATGTTCGGTTCGTCGTCGACGACGAGCAGTCGGGCCTCAGGAGTTTTCTCAGTCATGCTCCCAGTGTGTGCTTCGAAACTGGGAGCCGCCTGAATGTTTCTTGATCGGTGGCGCGGTCCGCCCCGAGTGTCGGCGGAGTGCGCGTCCTCGCGCGCTCAGCGCCGGCGGCGGTCCCGAAGGTTCAGGATCAGGCCGAGCACCATCAGGGCGAATGCGAGCGGCAGCCCGTAGAGGCCGATCCAGTAGAGGGCCGGCCAGGCCGGTCCGCCGGCGGCGTAGGAGACCAGGATGGCGGCCAGACAGGCCAGGGAGGCGATGGCCGTGGCGGCCGCCATGATCAGGACCCAGCGGGAGGTGGGGCGTGCTTCGTCGCGCTTCTTCACGGCGTTAAACGTACACAGCCGTCTATCAGGCGCAAAGTCCTGAAACGGTCGTTCGTGCCGTACTCTAGAGAGACAGACTTCCCCAGCTCGGGACGCCCTGAGCGCGATCGACCGCGCCGGCGCCGCTGGGAACCCGGAGCGGGGCACCAGAGAAATAGGTGCACCGCCGAATGCGAGAACGAGGTAAGTAGAAGTGCCTGTAGGCAAGGTCAAGTGGTATGAACCGGCGAAGGGATTCGGATTCCTCGTCGCAGAGGACGGCCAGGAAGTCTACCTTCCGGCGTCAGCGCTGCCCTCCGGGATCAGCGAGGTGCGGGCCGGAACGCGTATGGAGTTCGGCATCGCGGAGGGCCGCAAAGGTGCTCAGGCGCTGTCGGTGAGGATTCTCGACAAGGCTCCGTCGGTGGCGCGCGCCAAGCGCAAGCCCGCCGAGGCGCAGGCCGTCATCGTCGAGGATCTCATCCGTCTTCTGGACGGCATCTCCGACGGGCTGCGCAAGGGCCGCTATCCGGAGAAGCGCCAGAGTGCCAAGATCGCGACCGTGCTCCGCGCCGTCGCAGACGACCTGGACGCTTAGGCCATGGCCCGGACCCCGAAACTGGACGATGTGCTGGCCGCGGACGTGGCGAGCGCACGCGAGGCACTCGCGCGCCAGATTCCCGACGGGCAGATCGGTGAGCACCTGGGCGTCAGCGCCGAGGGCGACCGGCTCGTCCTGCACCGGTTCGCGGCCAAGATGCGCGGATACGCCGGCTGGCACTGGTACGTCACGCTGGCGAGGGGCCCACGGGTCAAGGTCGCGACGGTGTGCGATTCCGGTCTCCTGCCCGGTCAGGACGCGCTGTTGGCCCCGGCGTGGGTGCCGTGGGCTGAACGCGTCGCGCCGGAGGAGCTCGCCGAACAGAAGGCACGCGACGAGTCCGAGGCGGCCGAAGCGGCGGCCGCTGCCGAGCCCGCGGCGTCCGCGGGGGAGGAGCACGACGACGCGACGAGCGTCCCGGAGGCTCCGGCCGAGGCGGCCGAAGAGCCCGAGGCCGCACCCGCGGACGCAGAAACCGACGCCCCGGACGATGGCGCTTCCGAGCCCGAGGACGACGAGGAGGACGGCCCCACCCGCCCGCGCCGTCGTCGTCGTCCGCGCCGCAGGCAGCGCTCGACCTCCTGAACACGGTCCGCCGAACGGTGGCGACCACCACGCAGAAACGCCCGGGCCGCACCGAATGGTGCGGCCCGGGCGTTCGCGCGTCCGGCGGTGTCTAGAGGTTCTCGAGCACGTAGTCGATGCAGCGCGTCAGCGCGGTGACGTCGTCTGGTTCGATAGCGACGAACGTCGCGATGCGCAGCTGGTTGCGGCCCAGCTTGCGGTACGGCTCCGTGTCCACGACGCCGTTGGCGCGCAGGGCCTTCGAGATCGCTGCCGCGTCGACCGAGTCGTCGAAGTCGATGGTGGCGATGACGTTCGAGCGGTCCTCGGCCGCGACGACGTAGGGCGTCGCGACCGAGGAGGCCTCGGCCCAGCCGTAGATGCGCGAGGCGGAATCCGCGGTGCGGGCCGTGGCCCAGTCGAGGCCGCCATGGGAGCGGATCCAGGAAATCTGGTCGTCGAGGGTGACGAGCGTCGACAGGCTCGGGGTGTTGTAGGTCTGGTTCTTCGAGGAGTTGTCGATTGCGGTCTTCAGATCCAGGAAGTCCGGGACCCAGCGGTCGGAGGCCGCGATGCGCTCGGCGCGCTCGAGCGCGGCCGGGGAGAACAGTGCCAGCCACAGGCCGCCGTCGGACGCGAAGTTCTTCTGCGGGGCGAAGTAGTAGACGTCCGTCTCGGAGACGTCGACGTCGAGGCCGCCTGCCGCGCTGGTCGCATCCACCACGACCAGCGAGCCCGCGTCGGCTCCCGCAACGCGCTTGACCGGGGCTGCGACGCCGGTCGAGGTCTCGTTCTGGGGCCAGGCGTAGAGGTCGACACCGGGCTCGGCGACCGGATCCGGGCGCGTGCCCGGAGCGGACGTGATGATCGAGGAGCTCGCGAGGAACGGCGCGTTGTTGGTGGCCTTGGCGAACTTCGAGCCGAACTCGCCGAAGGAGAGATGCTGGGCCTTGTTCTCCACGAGACCGAAGGAGGC
Encoded here:
- a CDS encoding DUF4031 domain-containing protein, with the translated sequence MSILIDPPLWPAHGTLFSHVVSDASLDELHEFASVAGLPARAFDRDHYDVPQRRYEDLVARGATPVSGTELVRRLVASGLRVPARQRPEKLDRILLTRWSQQLPDHPHVGADLLARWSEPHRNYHGRGHLLAVLAAVDLLVAEGEPAGAPPRAVHLAAWFHDAVYQGIAGQDERASAELVRLLLPGAVGDAELEEIRRLVLVTEHHSPSPDDASGRLLCDADLEVLARPWPQYLRYVEEVRRDYAQVSDADFARGRARVVRSLLELDPLYGTGTGRRLWETAARANLARELESLQDGTPVPSSR
- a CDS encoding WXG100 family type VII secretion target; translated protein: MSMFTANTVEMRAKAQSVQGTIERLRAEVNTMQSSLQELEGTWRGAAAANFQSVVADWRNTQLRVEESLTNINTALGRASHQYDDAEAANASMFTY
- a CDS encoding sensor histidine kinase → MTRLFRQVSLRSKLVALMALLMTLGVVATVFTASFSLRVTMIDQMDTDLASNSSPMANLLYEVWTEGSDTNNAYRWANLGLTRFHSTLRNQDGEILAELPGIEGADKPVIDKHTVAEVEAVHDLAFTTEGTAPDSGGWRYRMIEMSNGNGYITIALPLSEVEDTVADAAGSMVTSGMLATLIMSLIAYGITTRAFRPLIRVERTAAAIAAGDLSRRVEEYPHDTEVGRLSRALNAMLAHIEHAFRSQAASERKMRRFVQDASHELRTPLVTIQGYSELYRHGGLAEREHLDSAMGRIEGEAKRMGQLVEDLLTLARLDEQRPLERVPVDLLHLGSDAVEDARVNAPDRRVRLVGLDGGIPVAAPTSGDESRLRQVVVNLMTNALRYTPDGTPIEVAVGTLPVIDGRSDAVLEVRDHGPGISEEDAARVFERFYRADSSRQRETGGTGLGLAIVAAIAAQHDGSIVLTETPGGGTTMSIRLPLEAMPDDDEAATARPQPDAPLE
- a CDS encoding response regulator transcription factor, which codes for MTEKTPEARLLVVDDEPNIRELLSTSLRFAGFEVFAAGSGREALEIAEREQPDLAVLDVMLPDLDGFAVTRKLRAAGRHFPVLFLTARDGTDDKVTGLTVGGDDYVTKPFSLDEVVARIRAVLRRTQPFEDEAAIIRVDDLELDDDAHEVRRAGVVVDLSPTEFKLLRYLMMNPNRVLSKAQILDHVWEYDFNGDASIVESYISYLRRKIDAHEDWTPMIQTKRGVGYVLRSADRR
- a CDS encoding cold-shock protein, whose protein sequence is MPVGKVKWYEPAKGFGFLVAEDGQEVYLPASALPSGISEVRAGTRMEFGIAEGRKGAQALSVRILDKAPSVARAKRKPAEAQAVIVEDLIRLLDGISDGLRKGRYPEKRQSAKIATVLRAVADDLDA
- a CDS encoding DUF3027 domain-containing protein, giving the protein MARTPKLDDVLAADVASAREALARQIPDGQIGEHLGVSAEGDRLVLHRFAAKMRGYAGWHWYVTLARGPRVKVATVCDSGLLPGQDALLAPAWVPWAERVAPEELAEQKARDESEAAEAAAAAEPAASAGEEHDDATSVPEAPAEAAEEPEAAPADAETDAPDDGASEPEDDEEDGPTRPRRRRRPRRRQRSTS
- the serC gene encoding phosphoserine transaminase, giving the protein MSEQLTIPDNLLPADGRFGAGPSKVRRGQLDALLAAGTSVLGTSHRQAPVKNLVKSVQEGLLDLFKAPEGYEVVLGVGGSTAFWDIASFGLVENKAQHLSFGEFGSKFAKATNNAPFLASSSIITSAPGTRPDPVAEPGVDLYAWPQNETSTGVAAPVKRVAGADAGSLVVVDATSAAGGLDVDVSETDVYYFAPQKNFASDGGLWLALFSPAALERAERIAASDRWVPDFLDLKTAIDNSSKNQTYNTPSLSTLVTLDDQISWIRSHGGLDWATARTADSASRIYGWAEASSVATPYVVAAEDRSNVIATIDFDDSVDAAAISKALRANGVVDTEPYRKLGRNQLRIATFVAIEPDDVTALTRCIDYVLENL